From the Oryctolagus cuniculus chromosome 17, mOryCun1.1, whole genome shotgun sequence genome, the window agggacccaagtgcttgggccatctgctgctgctgtcccaggccatggcagagagctggattggaaatggagcagcagcaggggctcaaacctGCACTTGTTTGGGATGGTGGTGtcgtaggtggtggcttagccccctgtgccacagcacaaccCCTGGGCCAACCATTTGGGAGCACAGCATCTGTGGCCAGTAGCTTCATTGGAGGGGCAAAATGATTCATTTGTTTGTACCCTGCCTCTTTCTGAACAGCAGTTGATGTAGCTTGCTAATAAAAGACACGGGTGTTCTAGCTGGAATAGGAACTCAGGGCCacggagaggaggagagaaggcatCAGGCGTGCTGGACCCTGGAGCAGGGGAGAACTGCCGGTGACTGAGTTATTTGCTGGCCTCCCTCTTGTGGGCACCCACTCTGTGCCTGGCGCCCTGCCAGCTGCCCCGGGTGGGGTGGCCGTGGTGGTCTGCAGAGTTCCTCGTGCAGAGGCAGGGCGTGGGGAGTGGTGTTTCCTGGCTGTGGTTTGGGGAGGATTCTTCAGAGCTACAGACCCCACGGGCACGGGCACGCAGTCACAGAGCTGGCAGTGGGGCCTGGGGGCGGGTGGGGCGGGTGGCGGTGTCTGCAGGTGCGGGGGCTCCAGGGTGTCATGAAGGGCATGGATTAGGGTACAGTGAGAAGAGGCGATGTGGGGCCCAGGGGAGGGTCCAGTCTGTCCTCCAGGTGGACTTGCCGGTTTTGCTGGGGGTTTGGCACAACCTCGGCTTAGTTTCGGGTCTCTTAGAAGCCAACTGAAGATAAGGATTTGGAtgaaaatggtttctttgggaggTGACCCCAAAGTCCCGGTATAGGAGAGGGAAAGGGCAGGCAGCCATGTGACCAAGGCTGTGCCGTGAAGCCGGTTGGCACTGTGGGCACCTGGGCTTGGCTTGCTAAAGAACTCGGGAACCCCGTAGAACACGTGCCTCCAAAATCCCACCCCCGAGCCCAAGATGCTGAGTTCTGTGCACCAGCCCCTGCCGGGCTGCCCTGGGCTCATTGCTGGCAAGGCCTCCCTGCTGGGTTAGGGTGGCAGAGAGCAGGTGCTTAGGCAAAGCCGTGCAGTGCTGGCTcttggaagtcagtctggggTGCGTGgacatggtccagccctgggggcaggggcagcacacacagccaggagcctggaattccactgggtcacccacacggatgcaggggcctcagcacttcagccatctccacagccttccaaggcacattagcagagagcttgatcagaagtggagctgctgggacttgaaccagtgctcacatgggatgctggcatattgCGTGGCcacttaatccgctgtgccacaacattggatccgtgaattttttttttttaagatttactttatttgaaagagttaaagagagaggtagagactgagagaaaggtcttccatctgctgattcactccccaaatagccacaactgctagagctgagccaatccgaatccaggcaccaggagcttctttcaggtctcccacgtgggtgcaggggcccaagtacttgggccatcttctactgctttcccgggccattagcagggagctggataggaaatggagcagctgggacttgaaccagcatccatatgggatgccgacactgcaggcaggggctttaacctgctgcaccacagcactggcccccagtgaATTTCTTGCTTTCCATTGGTGGATGGAGGGAGCAGGCCAagtctcctccacccccacccccaatactCAGTGCAGGAAAGAAGGGACCGGCAGCATCTGGCACAGAGGAGATGCCAATAAATCCTTGCATGGATGAAGATTAATAAAGGGCGATGTCTTCAATgacagcttttattttattttttttaaagatttattggaaaggcagagttacagagaggcagaggcagaggcagggtggggggggggaagagatgtcttctattcactggttcactgcccaaatggccaatTTGAttaaaagccaagagcttcttccaggtctcccacacgggtacagggcccccaggacttggccatcttctgctgctttcccagaccataggtaaagagctgatcagaagaggagcagccaggacttgaaccggcgcccatatgggaagtcgcactgcaggcagtggccttacccactatgccacagcgccggcaatgACAGCTTTTTTACAACAAGGGAAGAACTAATTTTTATATGGCTGTTGCTAATTTGCACCCTTTTGAAGCCCCAGGCACTGGTCCCACCGGCTCTGACCAGGTGGAAGGTGGTTCTTCCTTTGCAGGTGAACGAGGCACCGGGTAGGCTGGCAGAGGCTCTGACGTGGCACAGGAGAGCCTGGCTTTCCTGGAGGACACGATGGGCAGCTGTCCCTCAGGCCACCCCTCCTCGCTATTTTTTTCCTGATCTCATGCGTGAGCTGGCTGGCCAGTTAGGAAGACACTTTCCTAAGTGCCCAGGACCCTGGTGACAGCTGGGCTGGGTAAGGGTGTCTGTCCTCACGCCACTCTTATTCTTGTCTAGAATCTTTTCCGTTggcacagacaggcagacagtTTGAACACAGATGCCAAATAGCTCTGTCCCACCCACCATTTGCCACGGAAGCAACTGGGCTCTGATGGTCTGGAAGTAGAAATAAAATCAACCCATGCCGCTGAGTCAGACACGGGAGGGACATCGCCGTGTCCTCACTGTCTGCTCCAGAGTGGGGCTCCAGGGTGAAAGGTGAGTcggagcagaggggctgggatgCAGCTTTAGTGTCAAGTGAAGCTGGGGACTCAGGACCTGTGCTTTGTGGATTGGTGTCTTCCAGCAGCATCTGGATTCCTTGTTTGACAGATGCCTGCTGTCCTCATTAGGCGCACGTGCAAATCCGAAGGAGCATTTGAGTTACTGGTTGTGCTTGCTTTTGCCTTTGGTGCCCAGGATCTGTTGTTGCTTTGTGTAGTTAAGAGGCTGTCAGGAGGGTAGCAGACCAGGTAGATGAGGAAATATTTAGGTTGAAAAGTGagattcggccggcgccgcggctcactcggctaatccttcatctgcggcgctggcaccccgagttctagtcccagttggggtgccggattctgtcccagttgcccctcttccaggccagctctctgctgtgacccgggagtgcagtggaggatggcccaagtgcctgggccctgcatcccatgggagaccaggagaagcacctggctcctgccttctgatcagcgcagtgcgccagctgtagcagccatttggggggtgaaccaacggaaggaagaccttttctctctgtctctctctctcactgtctaactttgcctgtcaaaaaaaaaagtgagattcaggggccagcgtgtggcttggtgggttaagcctccgcctgcgatgccagcatctcatatgggcatcagtttgagacctggctgctccacctctgacccagctccctgctaatgcacctgggaaagcagcactagatggcccaagtgcttggacctctgaacccacgtgggagatgcagatgaagctcctggctcctggcttcagcctggcccagccccggccattgtagccatctggggagtgaaccagtggatggaagacctctttgtctttctctccctctctctctgtactctttcaaattaataaaatctaaaaaaaaaaaaaaaaagtaaaagattcaGTCATGGGCCTATCTGttaacattccttttttttttttttttttaattttcattttattggaaagacaaggtcttccgtcctctgggtctctccccacattccctgcagtagccaggagctggccaggccgaagcccatccaggtctcctgcgtgggtggtggGACCCGAGTAGTTTtcgtcatcacctgctgcttcccaggattggCCGGGCACTgagcagaagcagagcggctgggacttgaacctggctcTCTGATGGGGGAGGTGGGTGTCCCCAGGCGCTGACTGAATTCTCTGTCAAAGGCGTGCCTCGATTTTCcgattcttttttattaaagatttattcattcatttatttgaaagagcaagaagggaagagggagggaaacagagagagagagagagagagagagagagagagagagagagagattgactgatcttcatctgcgggttcactcctcaagtggctgtaatggccagatctgggGCAGGTCAATgccagaacctggaactccatccaggtctcccacctgggtggcagggacccacgtacttgagccgtCATGTGCGGCcttcccagggcgcacattagcaggaacctggaccaGAAGCACAGTaggcaggactcagactggcgctcagatctgggatgccggcatctcaggcatCGGCTTAGCCCACTCACTGCACCAGGACTCTGGTCCCAGTTTTCCAATTCCTGTTGGATTTTCTATCATAGCTAAGAAGGCGGAAGAACAATAAGAAAGCAGGTGCACTGTGTTTCTGATGAGCTTCCTCTTCTCAAGGCTGCTTGTTCTTCCTGCCTGTGACCGGCCACTGTCACGTGGCTGCACTGCCGCCTCACCAGAGCCCTTCCCACGCAGGTGTTCATGCGGGCCCTCTTCCACTACAACCCTCGGGAGGACCGGGCCATCCCGTGCCAGGAGGCAGGCCTGCCCTTCCAGCGCAGGCAGGTCCTGGAGGTGGTGAGCCAGGACGACCCCACGTGGTGGCAGGCCAAGCGTGTCGGGGACGCCAACCTTCGAGCCGGCCTCATCCCCTCCAAGCAGTTCCAGGAGAGGTGGGTCTGGGGCGTGCCGTCCTGGGGTGGCCCTGCGGTGGCCAGAGGCTTGGGTACCAACCCCAATAGGGGCGCCTGCTAAGTGTTGCTCCTTGCGGTAAGTACCAATTAGGCTGTGCTAGTTCTTCCTGTCCTGTGATGGGTGCTGATGACTGAGACTTAACTACGTTCGTGGACTTATCGTTATTAGTTTAGGCGGTTGTCCCTTGGTGTCtttgggggattggttccaggacccctggcAGATCCTAAAACCCTCAGGTGCTGAAGTCCATCTGTTATATGAAATGCTGGGTGTTTGCCTATAATCTCTACCCATCCTGACACACTTCAAACCATCTCTGGGTCACTTGTAATACCTAATGCAATCCGAGTGCCCTGAACACGGTTACTCtgtgccatttagggaataaCAGTGAGGTGGGAAAGTCTCTGCGTGTGCACTTGTCTTTTCAACCCGTGTTTGCGACCTGAGGCTGGTTAGATCCCTGGGTGGAGACTTTGGATGCAGAGGCGCTTAGAGGGTGCAAAACTGCAGACGAGGAGGAGCAGGTCTCGCCACTCTAAACAGCAACATTTATTTGCTTCCCGGGATTTCCCTCCAAGTGTTGGATACAGAATTTGGGCCTGGGTCCCCATGTGCAGCTGTCCCGAGCTGTGCAGGCCTTTCCAAGGGCAAGAGACTAGCAAGGCCCCGGGGAAAGTGGCCCCTGCGCCGGAGCCCGCCGCGCCGGTTTCTGCCCTTGGTGGCCCCGGGCCTTGGCCTGGAAGGTTCCCTGCAGCTGCTTCTCTGACCCAGAGCCCGGGTgaccctttgtctctccctagaCGACTGAGCTACCGGAGGGCCGCGGGCACCCTGCCGAGCCCCCAGAGCCTCAAGAAGCCCCCCTGTGAGTAGATTGGCAGGGAGGGCCCGGGGCTAGGACCTGGGGACTGGTGTCGGGGCTGGCGGGAGGAGGGgacatgggggtgggtgggcagggggcagttGCTGCCTGCGGAGGCACTTCAGTATTTGGGGGCCACAGAGGCATATAGTAACGCCTCTCCCCAAGTGGGGGGTGTGTGTTTGGGAGGGGTCCATGGCTTTCATCAGATTCCCTTTGGTTCTGTCTGACTCTGAAAATGGAGCCATTGAcgttgggagggaggggaggggagcaggcctgAGTGATCCTGTGCCTTCAGGTGCCTACAAAGGAGACCCAGTTCCATTTGCATGtcagatagatttgttttttaGCATAAGTATATCCCATGCAGTGTTCGGGATATACTTATACCAAGAAATTCCTTGTTTGCTTGAAACTGGGGCATCCCTGAGAGGCCGGTGTTTCGTCTGCCCCGTGTGGCACTTCACCTTTATCCCTTTACCTTCCTGCCATTGCCACGACCACCCTGGGATGGAGGTGCAGTCGGGCATCTCCTTTTCCAAGATGGGCAGAGTTGGGCGCAGTCCAGCgaggggagctgggctggggtctcACAGGCCCGCTGTCTAAGGCCCTAGCTCCGAGGCCGGgctgccagggcctggcccctctgGTGCAGGTGAGACCCGAACAGGCACAGAGACCAGAGTGTAGCTggcagctgctctgctctgccccgtCCACCCTCTGGCATTTGCAGAACCCCAGGCAAGGGAGAGCAGGGCGGATTCTCCCTGCAGGGCCATGCAGGGAGCAGCTTCAGTGGCCATTGCCAAGGGCGCCTTTCCAGGCTCACTGTCCAGTTGGAAGGAACGGCCTTGACGCCGCCCCCCGCAGAGATGAGCTGGCTCTCTGTGGGCTACTAATGAGATGTGCACAGGAAGACTGATTAGAGCAGCGCAGATCACAGCtttgggggaggaagagaggggacagATGGAGGCTCCTTGGGGCCCCGAGGCCGCGGCTGCCTCTCAGCCGCAGGGCTTCCCGATACTGTGCTAATGCCACTCCGTCTGTCTTTTGTGCACACCGCAGATGACCAGCCTTGTGACAAAGGTAGGCCGGTGTTCGTCCCCTGTGCACATGGGCAGGGGCCTGTTTCTATGGCATGTCCTGGGCTGGAGGGGCTCGTCTTCCATCCCCCACTGGGGGctgtgcccccgccccgccgtcGCCCCAGCTTTTGCACATCCACCCGGGGCTGCAGCGGGCCTGGCTCATACCTTGAAGCGTGCAGAGCTGGTGGGGACAGGGCTCAGGCCTCAGGGCCCCTGCCTGCACACCCTGCAAGGCCACCACTTGGCTCAGCTAGGCTGACTGTGTGACCAGGAGCCTGGGGgttggggcaggcagagtggatcctGGTTCAGGGCTGGGAGAGTGGCCCAGAGCCCCCACCAGGGCCTGGAAAGGCTGCGAGGGGCCTGAGTGTGGACAAGTGGGCGGAGAGGAAGGGTTCATTCTCCTAGGGTGGCCAAGACATGGGTTTCTGAGCTTGCCCCGAGGCTCCACGCTGGGGTACCTGGCCAGCCGGAGACTGGGCCCCTCTGGCAGGGTGAGGGTCCAGCGCCACTCactggcctccctccctctgtttggTTGCCAGAGACCTGCGACTGTGAGGGCTATCTCAGAGGACACTACGTGGGTGAGTAGCAAGGTCCTCGCTGAcccctgcccaggctgcccaCCCACGGCTCCAGCATCAGGCAGGACATGGGCAGAAGGATCTGAGCCGCAGGGACGAGCCAAGAGCAGCCGGGCCGGGGTGAAGGGCGCTCACCTCTCCCTATCCCTGTCAGCTGGgggagcccccgccccgccttCCGCCAGCCACTGGTGAAAGATTGGCACACAGCCCACTgcattaacactgcttttaccgTGGTTATCGTCTTCTAtcaagttgtgtgtgtgttttcattgtatttgaaaggcagaaaatgagACAGAGTCCTTCCacgtgatggttcactccccagatgcccacagacagccagggctgggccaggtttaagCCAGGAGTTCAACTCAATCTGGGACTCTcacacggtggcagggacccaagtacttgagttgtcacctgctgtccccagggtgtgcattagcgggaagttggctgggaagtggaatagcaggCCTCACACCAGGCACTGGGACGGTGGAGGTGGGCGTCTCGCGCGGCCTCTTGACAGCTGCAGCAGACGCCTGACCCACGCATCACCCGATGGGAGTTCATTCATGGTTCACGCTCCGCTGCACGGGCTGGGCCTCCAAAGACTCTTCCTCTCACCAGGGTTCCCCAGGCCCTAGAGACAGCCAGAGatcctaagctttttttttttttttttttttttttaaataagatttatttatttgaaaggcagagttacagagaggcagaggcagagagaggtcttccatccgctggttcactcctcagatggccacaatggctggagctgtgccgatccaaaaccaggagccaggaccttcttccgggtctcccatgcgagtgcaggggcccaagcacttgggccatcttccatgggtttcccaggccatagcagagagctggatcagtagtggaacagcctggacttgaaccgttgcccatttgggatgccagcactgcaggtggtggcattacctgctccgccacagggCCGGTCCCGAGAGCTTAAGCTTTTATCTCGAAGTTATTTCAAACTCTCTGAAAAGTCGTACGGGTTGCACAAAGATCTCCCTTGCCCTCCACACCCAGGGCCACCTTGTTAACACTTGGCCTTGGTTGCTTTATTGTTTCCTTCTCCATGTCTGCAGTCGTCCATCCGTGTCCAGGCCTTGATCCGGGACCTCCCGTGGCTGCTCGAGTCTTTTGTCAAAATGACGCAGTGTTTGCGCGtaacctgccccctccctcccgattcctttaagtcatctctagattacctGTAGTACCTGACACTGTAAATGCTACAGAATCCTTGCTATATGGTGGTGTGTAGTgtttatactgtattgtttataATAACCAGGAAAATACACGTTCAGTACAGTCGCAACATTTTTGATCCACTATTGGTGGAATCCAATCCGCGGAAGCCACAGACAGGGCGGCTGAAGGGACAGTCTTTGCCCGCGTCACGCGGGAGTCAGCTGTAGCCCTCCTGTCTACCCCACACAGCTCAGCTGGTGTATCCTAAGGGCGAGGGCTCTCCTGACCGACCTTCAGGGTGGTTCTCACGTCCTGGATTTGCAGCTGTGCTGTGTGCTGCTGTTAAAATTGTCACAgtcttgccggcgccgtggctcaataggctaattctccgcctgcggcgccagcacaccaggttctagtcccggtcggggcaccggattctgtcctggttgtcctcttccagtccagctctctgctgtggctggggagtgcagtggaggatggtccaggtccttgggccctgctcccgcatgggagaccaggagaagcacctggctcctggctgcggatcggtgCGGtatgccagccattggagggtgaaccaacggtaaaggaaaagctttctctctgtctctctctctcactgtccactctgcctgtccaaaaaaaaaaaaaaaaaaaattgtcacagTCTCGCCCTTCAGGCAGGGTCCCCTCACCCAGGATCCAACCTGGGACCACCCATTTCATGGAGGGTTGTGTCCCCATTTCCCAGGCTCAGAGCGGTGAAGAGGTTTTCCCAAGGTCGGTCACATGCCAAGAGAAACAGTGACCTTGAACCCTAGTGTTTGGGTGCCAGGGCCACTCTTTCCACGTTGCTGTGCTTCCGGTACAGCCCTTCCCGGAGCGGGAGGCGGTTGGGAGAGGTCAGTGGGACTCAGTCCCACCTCCAGGTCCAGCCAGGAGGAGAAAGCCTTTACTGGAAAATTTGGGACAACTGCCAGTGGtgtccctctgcccttccccgCAAGCTGGTCTTCGGAGGAGTTTCCGCCTTGGCTGCCGGGAGAGGCTGGGGGGCTCCCAGGAGGGGAAGACGTCCGTGGGAGCCGAGTCTCCGGAGCTGCTGACCTATGAGGAGGTGACCAGGTACCAGCAGCAGCCCGGGGAGCGGCCCCGCCTGGTGGTCCTGATCGGTACGTGACATGCCGCGGTTTCTTCcccggaggggcggggagggggctcagCAGGCAGCCCGGTCAGCCCGAATTTCCCTTGTTTCCCAGGGTCTCTGGGAGCCCGATTGCATGAGCTGAAGCAGAAGGTGGTGGCTGAGGACCCACAGCACTTCGGCGTTGCTGTTCCACGTAAGAGGgcccctgtgtgcgtgtgtgcacgtatgtgtgtgtgtgcatgtgtgtgtgcacgcacttTCCTAGGAACTTGATTCCCTGTGTCCATCCCACCCTCACTTCGGGTCTGGGGGATGCCAGGCGCTGCCTGCTGTAGCCGATCGTGAGACCTCGGCATGAGGGTGATAACTGCCCCCAGTGGTCCACCAGCACCCTCTGGGACAGCAGCTGGAGGACCAcaggcctggttcctggctggggggggggggagtccgGAGCACACTGCAGGCCAGGTGACAGTCCCAGACAGTCCCAATCTGACGCCACGGAGGCTCCTACAGTAGGGGGCAGATGAGCTaactctggccctgccctgtgggTGACTGGAGAGAGCATTTCGGGGACGCTGGGCAGCCCAGCTCGTGCTGTTGCccaggctgccccctgcagctgGGTGCCAGCCTGTCAGGGTGCTTGTGCATTCCTGGGTGACACCACTCCAGCCAGGTCCTGAGGCTTCCTGCTGCCCCAGGTGGCCAGGCGCTCTGGGACCCCTGAGAGCGGGATCAGAGAGGTTAAGTTACTTGCTCAGCGTCATGCAGCTGGTAAGtgatgaagccaggatctggcTGGCCCCAGTCACTTCTTAATGAGGCTGTGCCACGgcctctctctgctgcctgccGCTCCTGCCCTGTCCACTCTGGGTGTCGCTGTGGGTCCTGCTGTCGTGAGGCAGATGTGGCGCAGATGGCCTGTGACTGCCAAGGGAGGATGCTGTGGTGGTGGCAATGGGACCTTCCCAGACTGCTCTGGGCAGGGCAGCTAGAGGCTTGCTTAGGTCACGGGCTGTCCCCTGGGCCTCGGCGCCAGAGCCTGGCCCCTGGGCTCTGGGAACCAGTGTGCAGGGGCAGGGATGTGCGGGAGGTGGTGGGGCCGGGGGCCACTCTGGCCACACCCCTCTGATGGACCTGGAAGGCTTCATGTGGATGGAGTCGCTCCCCGACGAGCTCTTCAGTGCCGCCAGGCGTCCCCCACGCAGCTGGGATTTTGTGGTAGAGAGGGTGGCTGGGTTCTCTGTGGAGAGGGACTGGCCCGTGCCGAGGGGCCAGAGGTGACCTGGAGTAGCTGGGCTAGGGACTGGGGAGGCCGGGGAGGAGGTGACGCTGAGGCAGGGGTCAAGCGGACCCTGAGGGTCTTACCGGCTCATCTGAGGTGTAAGAATGTGACCAGTGGGCGGAGAACAGTGAGCGAGGGAATGACGCAGTTGCGATGAAGCTGCCACTCGGAGAACACGGCGTCCCCACCGAGACCCCGCCTTGTCTTGGAAGAAGCCGTGTGCTGCTGCCTGTGTGTGCCCCAGAAGTGTGTCTCTCGGTCCTAGCGTGCAGATCAGTGGGGAGACATTAAACTCATTGAATGCACCTGGTGGCTGGCTGGCCGCACGTCTCCTTTGCTGTCACAGTGAGGAGCAGTTGGATAACGAATTAAAGGCACACAGCAGGGCAGGCGCAGCTGTGGCTCCTTTTGCCCTTGAAACTGAAAAACGATGAAGAAATAAAGGCGGGGACCAGAGGCTCCGTAGCTGATTCTTCCAAAGCCACAGTGTCACTGAGgccatgggagagagagagggagacagatagcCACCCTGCCTGCACCACTCCTGGCCGAGGCTCCCTGAGCTTAACCGCTCGGCTCCTCAGTCCCTTCAGCTGCAGAACGGGCGGCCTCCTTGTGCTTCGTCAGAGAATGGTGCTGTGTGGTGACAGGCCTGGGGAGGGCACAGGGCCACGTGGAGGTGGGCGGCTTAGAcgagcagaggctgggggctcCCACGGGAGGCTGCGGCTCCCTGGGCTGGACTTCGCTCTGCccagctctccctctttctttccaagACACCACGCGGCCCCGGGAGAGCCACGAGAAGGAAGGGGTGGAATATCACTTTGTCTCGAGGCAAGCGTTCGAAGCCGACATACAGCACAACAAGTAGGTTGTTGGAGCCAGCCGTGCGTCTGTCTGTCCTGTGCTCCTTGACCTCCAGGGGGCGCTGTGACAAACTGTGGGGGTGGTGGGCGAGAAGTGGCACCAGGGAGTCTGTTTTCCTAACTCAAGGTCTTGTCCCCTTTGCTGGTGTCTCAGGTTCCTGGAGCACGGGGAATACCAAGATAACCTCTACGGAACCAGCCTGGAGGCCATTCAGGCTGTTATGGCCAAAAACAAAGTTTGTTTGGTGGATGTGGAACCGGAAGTGAGTTCTCGGGCCAGCTGGGGATTTCCAGTTGGTATTTATAACCCAGGGGACTGGCTGATGTGCAGAACGCTCGACACTTCCCTGTCCCCCCGGCTGAGGGATTTTCATTCCGGAACACGGGTGTTCCCTTTCCTGGGGTCTCACCTGGAGAATGGAGTGAGAGCTTTGTACCCACAGGTGCATCTCCATCCACAGGCACTGTACCAACTGTCAAGAGCACAGCCCCTCTAGTAGGATGGCAGGCCGGGGCTGGTAACCCCCGCAGGGAGCGAATCACGCGGTAGATGGTGGCAGCGCTGGCTCATTGTGACATGTGACCCGGGCGGAGCcgggctgcctcctccccagctgGAACAAATGGCACTGGTGCTCAGGGAACCGCCCAGGGAGGCAGGCGAGAGAGTGGTTTGAAAGGgcaaaagagggagggaggctggcccTGTGTGGTGCTTCAAAAACATTTCCAGTTCTGTCCGCCCAGCCTGTGGCGGGTGCCCCAGGGGCCTAGCCATCTTCTTAACCTTGACTTTCAGCTTTGAACTCAGCCTGGGGATTTTTTGTTCCCTCTGTAGAGACAGATCTTGACTTGTGATCCCCACTGTAGGCTTTATTGTATAGATGTGTGCTTGCAACACGGTCCAGAGTGCGCGGGCCTGTGAGGGACAGCCTTCCCCGGCCGCGTCCCGCCGGGAGCTCGCAGGCGATGTGCAGTGCCTGCATGTTGAATTGTTTAAGCAAAgtgattttgctgttttttttggggggtgcagATAATGCAAATAGCAGTTTAGTACTGATGTTTCCAAACAGTATGGATAAAATGCACTAATGAGCAGTATGATTTGCATATCAAAAACCTAGCCTGCGGTTTGGTTCCAGGCGGCCACGCTTTGAGAGTCAGGAGGAGGAGGCCTGTGTGGCAGCTTGGATTCCCCGAGCGTTGTCCACGGTGCTGCCACTTGGCCAGACTGATGCATGCTGAATCCTGCTCCCCCGTGCGTGGGGACCCAGTGGGTGGGGAAAAGCCTCCAAAGGTTAGTTGGAGCCGAGGGGACTCGAGGCTCTGAGCCAGGCTCTGGAATCTTCCATCCTGTGTGTGTGGCCTCAGGGCCCGGCTGGGTTGAGTGTCACATTGGAGGATGAGGCGATCTGTCTGCAGTGTGCTGTCGTAGGGTCAGTGTAACCGGGACCTTTGACCTGGAGGTTATGGGATGGCGCTTTCAaaaaatgggttttacactgcaGTGCTTCGAGGGTATGTGACATTCCGGAACTTTCTTTCTCAGGCACTGAAGCAAGTGAGGACCTCGGAGTTCAAACCCTATGTCATCTTCGTGAAGCCTGCCGTTCAGGAACAAAGGAAGTCGCCCCCGGTGTCTCCGGCCTGTGAGGGCACAGCGGCCCCTCTCGTAAGTTGGGAGGGGCTTGTTTGTTTCCTGGGAGTGCTGTGGGCAGC encodes:
- the MPP3 gene encoding MAGUK p55 subfamily member 3 isoform X2; this encodes MPVLSEDSGLHETLALLTSQLRPDSNQQEEMGFLRDVFSEKSLGYLMKIHEKLRYYERQSPTPVLHSAVALAEDVMEELQAASVHSDERELLQLLSTPHLRAVLMVHDTVAQKNFDPVLPPLPESMDEEFEEESVKIVRLVKNKEPLGATIRRDEHSGAVVVARIMRGGAADRSGLVHVGDELREVNGIAVLHKRPDEISQILAQSQGSITLKIIPATQEEDRFKESKVFMRALFHYNPREDRAIPCQEAGLPFQRRQVLEVVSQDDPTWWQAKRVGDANLRAGLIPSKQFQERRLSYRRAAGTLPSPQSLKKPPYDQPCDKETCDCEGYLRGHYVAGLRRSFRLGCRERLGGSQEGKTSVGAESPELLTYEEVTRYQQQPGERPRLVVLIGSLGARLHELKQKVVAEDPQHFGVAVPHTTRPRESHEKEGVEYHFVSRQAFEADIQHNKFLEHGEYQDNLYGTSLEAIQAVMAKNKVCLVDVEPEALKQVRTSEFKPYVIFVKPAVQEQRKSPPVSPACEGTAAPLDEQQQEMAASAAFVDQHYGHLVDAVLLREDLQAACSQLRGLVEALRKDAHWVPVGWVR